TATCAGAAGCCGGTTGAACTTTACGAATCGGCTCCCAAACTCCACCGCTGCCTAATTGATTTTCAAGTTTACTTTTAAGGGGGAAACCAAGTGCCTAAAAGCAAAGCATCAGGAACCAAAATTCAAATTGGGGCAAACTACGTGGCCGAACTGACTTCGATCAGCGGTCCAGAATTATCTGCGGACACGATCGATGTAACAACGCTCGACAGCAACGGCTGGCGGGAATTTCTGCAAGGATTAAAAGATGGTGGAGAGGTTAGTATATCCGGCTTTTTCAATACGAGTGACATTGGTCAAATGGCTGTCTACCAAGCATTTAACCAAGGATCATTGGATTCGTATACCATACTCTTCCCGCCTGCCCTCGGAGCCTCGTGGACGCTCAACGGAATCGCGACCGGCATTTCTACTAGCGCAGAACTGGAGGACGTCGTCAGCTTCGAGGCGACAATCAAAGTCTCCGGCGCCCCGGCACTCGGACTTACACCTTCTGGGGGCTTAACAGCATTGTCCTTGACAGGCGCAGGTGGCGCTCTGACGCCGACATTCTCGAACGGCAACTATCTGTACACCTTCAGCGGCGTGACTGCTACAAGTGTCACACTGACTGCTACAGCAGCTAATCACACGCTCGCTTTGTACATTGACGGAGTCTTATCGCAGGCTCTCACAAGCGGATCTGCGTCCGCTGCAATCCCTGTTACTTTGAACGTTGGTAAGAAGCTGACGATCTTGGCTACAGAGTCCGGCAAGACAACGAAGGTATACGAGGTAACAGTCGCTAAGACAGCCTAATTAACTGCCGGGGCTTCTGCTCCGGCTTTTATATTTTAAGGAGGAACATTCATGCCAAACGAAAACCAGAACAATAACGATGTTGTCATTATCCATTTGGACCGTCCGCGCGAGCTGCGTTACGGTCATAAGGCTTTGAAGCGTCTTTCCGCAATCACAGGGAAGAGCATTGAGGACTTGGAAGCCAACAGCTTCGACCTGGAAGAAGTCGAGAAATTCCTTTACTGCGGCCTGCTATCCGACGCCCAAAAGAATGACGAGGACCTGAAGCTCGATCAAATGGAAGACCTGTTAGATGAGGCTGCTAGGTTCTCAGACATCATCGAAGCAATGCAAAAAGCGTTTTCCAATGCGTTCGGCGATTTCGCAACTGAGGGAAACGAGCAGCCGGCGGGGAAGTAGATGGCGACGAACCACCTGATGATTCCCCATTCGATTGGCAAAAGTCGCTGCGGATGGCATTCCGGATCGGCTTGAAAGTGCATGAATACGACGAGATGACTCCTCATGAGCTCAACATGATGATTGAGGAGTGGAGCATCGGGGAAAAGAAAAATGATCAACGTTTAGTCGAAGCGGCCTACCTGGGTGCGTATTACAACCGCGTTAAGAAATTCCCAAGCGCTGACAAGGTGTTTGGATCCGGAAAAGAAGAGAAACCGAAGAAACAGACCGCTGCAGATATGCTGGCGGAGGTGAAACGTCTAAACGAGGCTCTCGGCGGCACGACTTACTAGGTGCTCAATCGAGCGCCTTTTTTATTTGTCTATGAAAGGAGGTAGACACTTTGGCAGTAGTAAAAAACCTAATGATCCGGGCCGGGGCGGACTTCTCTGGCATGCGGAACGAAATGAAAAAGGCTCAGCAGAACATATCCGATTTCAAAAACAAGGTCTCCGGAGCAATGAAGACAATCACCGCGACATTGGCTGCTGTTGGCATCGGTGCTGTATTTAAGGATGCAGCCAAGCAAGCCATGACCTATGAGGCGGCAGTCCAGCAGATTAACCGGCAGATGGGGACCAGCGCAAAGGCTTTTGACGATTGGGCCAAGAGCGGAGCAAGGGCATTCGGATTAGGACGGACGAGCGCGATTCAATACGGCGCGACATTCGGCAACCTAATCAGCAGCTTCGCAAGCGGTACGGATGATGTGATGAAGAAAACGCAAGACCTGCTGAAAGCTGCCGGCGTCGTCGCATCAGCAACGGGGCGCAGTATGCAAGACGTAACAGAGCGCATTCGTTCCGGCCTGTTGGGCGAGACGGACGCAATTGAGGACCTGGGCATTAACATCAACCAATCCATGCTGACATCTACAGCGGCATTCAAGCGGTTTGCTGGCGATAAGTCATGGTCGCAGTTGAGCTTCCAAACACAACAGCAGATCTTATACTTCTCAATCCTGGAACAGGCATCAAGGAAATACGGCGACACGGTGGCAGACAATACAAGTACTAAACTCCTGATGTTCACCGAAACCATGAAGGATGTGAAGACGGCGCTCGGGCAAGTGTTCTTGCCTATATTGAATGTTGTTCTTCCGATCCTGACAAAGCTGGCGCAGGGACTTCTCTACGTCATGAACATAGTGGCACAGTTCTCACAAGCATTATTCGGCAAGAGCGCAGCTAAGCAAACACAGACTCAGACGAAAGCAACCGGGGCACAGACTGCTGCTGTCGGGGATCTTGGCGACGCCTATAAAGCAGCTGGAAAAGCCGCTAAGAAAGCTGCGAGCAATCTCGCAAGTTTTGACGAGACCCACAACCTCGATGACAATTCGGACTCCGGAGCTGGGGACGACAAAGGGGCAGGTGCAGGCGGCGGGATTGATGCAACGACGATTCCACCGCTCGATATGGGCGGGTTTGCAGAATCTACTGTCGCAGTATCCGAGAAGATCAAGGCCATGGCCGACAAGGTCAAGGCTGCTATCGGCAGCATGTCTGACTTCATCAAGGAGCACAAAGACATCATTATCGCGGCACTGTCCGGCATCGGCGCAGCCCTCGCGGCGGCATTCCTTATCAGCAAATGGGGAGCCATCGTGAAGGGGGTAACAAGCGCTATGTCCAGCATCGGGTCAGCGTTCGCCCTCCTTGTCTCGCCTATTGGATTAATTGCCATTGCTATCGCAGCTGCCGTCGCGGCGTTCGTTTACTTCTACCGGACTAATGATAAATTCAAAGGCTTTGTTGACGGGATCCTGAAGGCAATCGGCGAGGCTGCTCAATGGTTATGGGAGAAGGCGCTCGTTCCAATGGGCGAATGGTTGGCGACAAAGGGTGTTGAATACTGGAACAAGTTCTCCGAAGCGATGCAGGTCCTTTGGAATAACGTCCTGAAACCTTTCGGTGCGTGGCTCATGGATGTGCTGCCTAAAGCGTGGCAAGCCGTGCAGAATGCCGCCGAGTGGCTTTGGAAGAATGTCCTCGTACCATTCGGGGAGTTCATGACAGCGTTGTGGCAAGGCGTACTGAGCCCGATGGCTAGCATCCTTGCAGACGTGTTGGCAATTGCATTCGATGTCGTATCGAAGGCTGCTAAATCCCTTTGGACGAACGTGCTCGTGCCATTTGGTAAAGCCTTGGGAGAAATGTTCGGTCCCGCTGTAGAAGCGGTGTCCGCCGTACTTACCTTCCTATGGCAAAAGGTAATGCAGCCTCTGCGCGATTTCATTGTTAATAATGCAGCGCCCGCATTCAACGTATTCGGCGATGTTCTGACCACTGTTTGGAACACTGTGCTGAAGCCACTCGCTTCATATATCGGAAATGTCTTTTTGAGTGTATTCGACAACACATTCAGATCCATCGGGACCATCATCAACGGCGCTAAAGATATCTTCATCGGCCTCATGACTTTCATCACAGGTACATTTACTGGCGATTGGAGTAAAGCATGGGATGGAGTACGCCAGATATTTAAAGGAGTCTTCGAGTCTTTGTGGGGCATTGTCAAATTCCCGCTCAATATGATCATTGACGGAATCAATGCGGTTATCGAGGCGTTAAACTCCATTCATATCGACATCCCTGAGTGGGTTCCTAAGTATGGCGGCAAGTCGTTTGGCATTAATATTAAACCAATTCAGAAGCTGGCTCGCGGTGGTATTGTGGACGGTAAAACGAATATGGGCAACTACATTGCTGGTGAGGCCGGTGCGGAAATGATCGTCCCTCTCGAGAACACATCGTTTACGGACAAGATTGCCAGCGCACTCGGAACTGCTGTCATGACGGCTATGCAAATGGGCCAAGGCAACAACCGCGGCGGCGGAGACACGATCATCCAGATCGGCGGGGTAGAGGTTGCGAGGGTTATCCAGCCTTACATGCAAAAAGAAACCAGCAGGATCGGCGGCTCCATGATTACAGCAACAGGGGGGTGAGGTATTGAGCCAACCTCTATTAACCATAAATGGAGTTGTAATGCCGACTCCTTCTCCGGGCGGGTACACCGTTACTAAACAGGACCTGGTGAAATCGAACCGGAATGCCCGCGGGACCATGATTAAAGAACTCATAGCCACTAAGGATAAAATCGATCTGCAATGGGTTTACCTAAGTGCTGCGGATTTGGCTAAGCTGCTGCAAGCCGTCTCCGGAAACTTCTTTGATGTGAAATATCTAAATCCGCAGAACGGGTTGTTCCGGACGGCTTCCTTCTATGCGGGCGACCGATCAGCTCCGGCCATGGACTACATTAACGGCATTATCCGATACAAGGACGTGAAATTTAATTTGATCGAAAGATAGGTGGGCGCTATGTATCCAGTAACAGCAGGCTTTCAAGAAGCGATCTACGCGCCTACCAGACGCGTCACCGGCAAGGTAACTTTCAACATCGTAGACATTACAGCAGCAGGCGACGTCAGCAGCATAGTAGCGAATGGCGGGCTTACATTGATCAGCAATACCTCGCAGCTAATCGACAACAAGCGCGATGCTACATGGAACCTAGCAACACTCGAAAAGGACCGCTTCCGGTTGGACGGTTCTTTTTCTTTTCCTGACGATACGACTCCGGCCAATAACGGCGAGGTCGGCTATGTTGGCACGTCGCTCTGCGGGGCTGATGGAGTGTTCACGACACCTCAGACCATCGAGATTAACTTCAATTCAACGCATCGGAGCGCGGGGACATCGATCACCTTCGACCCGTTCAATAACGAATATGCAGTCGATTTCAACATAAGCGCTTATAACGCCTCCGGTGTCTTAATTTCAAGCGTAGATAAGGTCGGCAATACCGCTCCACTTGTTCCGCTACATGGCGAGCTGCTGGATTACAAAAAGATCATCGTGACCATAACCAAGTGGAATGTCGGCAACAGGCGGGTCCGGGTGCTGGAGATTGATTTCGGAATTGTCGAAGTGTACACCGACGATTCCCTTGTCTCCTTCGATTTGATTGAGGAGATGGACATGACCAGCGGGCAGCTCCCTTCGCCGGAATTTCGGTTCACCGTAGACAATAGCGACCGCGCCTTCAACATCCTGAACCCGACCGGCTTTTATAAGTACTTGCAGCAGCGGCAACAGATCGATGCGGAGCTCGGCGTGACGGTCGAAGGCGGACTTATCGAATATGTTCCGGTAGGCCGGTACTTTCTCGTTGACTGGACCAGCGATGCAGGGGCGCTGACGGCCTCTTTCACAGCCCGGACTACCCTCGACCTTATGGCGAATTACGAGTATGAGCAGCTTACGCCGAGCGACAAAACGCTCTTTGCTTTGGCCTCTCAGCTATTCGCTACATGCGGCATTACGAATTACAGTTTGGACTCATCGCTCAATGGTGTATCGACTAACTCAATGGCGAAGAAAACGGACTGCAAAAGCGTGTTGCAGATGGTTGCCATTGCCGGCCGCTGTAACGTATTCATCACCCGGGGCGGAACCATCACACTGAAGCGTTTGATCGACTTTACCCTTGCTGATCGCGTTGACTTCGATAACGCCTATGACGAGCCTGAGTTCGTGCAGGAGAGCATCGTTAAGCAAGTGGATGTCTCATACTGGACGGACCTCGACACGTCTGCTGTGAGCTCTGTGAGCGCCGCGGGAGTGGATAGCGGAGATACGCTTAAGCTTGATCAGAACACCCTCATTAACACGGCTGCCGGGGCTACGGCGGTGGCTGATTGGATTCTCGCTCAAACGCAGTTCCGAGCAAAGTCGAGCATCAACTGGCGCGGCAATCCGGCCCATGAACTCGGTGACTTTATCGCAATTGAAAACTCCTACGGCGCTGATCTACAGGCACGCATCACGAAGACGAGCATCACATACCAAGGCTACCTCACAGCGCAGACAGAGGCTAAGGGGGCGGTCAGCTAATGGCATGGATTACTCCCAAAATAGACTGGCTCTCGACTAACTCCATTAATGCAGAAGACTTCAACCGGATCGAGAACAACATCAAGGAAGTCGCAGCTTACCTTAATTCGATTCAGTACACCATGCCGTCGCTGACCACTGTAACAAACCGGACGCAGTCTTACGTCGACTTCCTCTCGAGCATCAAGCGCATTGAGCAGAACCTGGAGGCAATCCGGGCGGCATTCATCACGCCTGCGGGATATCCCGGCACTAAAGCATGGGGCCCGGGCGTCCGGTTCAATTGGGAGGATGCCAACCGGCTGGAGACGAACGTCAAGCTGCTGATGGACTTCGGCGTGCTAGTCTACCAGAGCTTCCGGTACTGCGGGGCCGCGATATGCGGTGAAACATTCGTACTATATCCAAATAGTTAGGAGGCGGCTTTTATGCCAGGACAGGTGCATGACAGCACAATCAGCTCCATCCTATCGCATCTTTCGGCAAACCTCGGGAGCATTGCGGTAGCGTCCGGAGCGCAACCTGCGGTGGGAGCTGCCAGCCTGATCGGAGAAATGGCGCGGAAAGATGCTGCTGCGGTCGTTACGGCAACCACGCTGACGAAGACCACCGTCTTCTCCGAAACTGAAGGTAACGGAGCTATCCGCTCTATTGGACTGCTAGGTGCTGCCGGGCTGGTCAGCTCGGACGCGATCATCAACAAGACAGCATCGCAGAGCCTGACCGTAGCCGTTACCATCGAGGTGCAGCGGACATGAGGCGGATAACCTGCATCACGCAGCATAACCAGACTCTCGCTGTTCCAACGCTGGTCAGCAAGACCGTACGAGCCGCGGTACCCGAGACAATCGAGAGCGTCAATGTTGCGGGGCTGATAATCAAGGCAACGGTCACCTATTGGCTTCACACATACCGCAATGCCGGAGACAGCCAGCCGTTATATGCGGCGACCTGCGGCGTTGACGCTTATATCTAAGGGGCGGAAATCATGACGGGAACTTATATCGTACAAGGCGCGGACATGGAATTCCGCTTCACCATAAATGATCAGAACGGCAATCCAATCAACTTGACGGGGGCAACGGTTGAACTTAAGGGCGACACCTTTACCAAGGCATGTGACATCGAGGACGCCGCGGCTGCTGTTGTTAGCGTCTGGCTTGGCCCGGAGGAATTGACCAAGGGCGATCACCTTTACCGCGCTGATATCATCATCACGTTACCGGACAGCACGGTCTTCAAAGCTTATGAGCAAGTTGAATTTTATGTAAGGAAGGCGGTATAGCATGGCATATACAAAGACGACGTGGCTGGACAGAATTGTACAATTCGCCAATCGTTACACGAAAAGCAATGAAACAACAAACAGCGTCGATTTGTCAGCGAGCCCCGGCACGGTCACTCAAGCAGGCACGCCACTGAGTGCTTTTAACCTGAATAAGATCGAGCAAGGTATCGCGGACGCGCACGATATGCTGACTGCTGCCGGGACGCTTCCGTTCGTGCTGAAACGCGGGCTTAACATCGCGAGCACTACGGGGCCGAGCCCGGGGAATGTGACGGTGTACGGGCGGACGCTGGTGAATTTGTTAGGTAAGGTCGGCGCATTTGACGGTGGCGACGGAACGGTTGCAAGTGGGTGGTCAAAAGGCGCATTCGGACAATATGTGGCGGCAAACGGCACTCAAACTATAACCGCTCTTGCGGGCGACACGAGCACCGAAAGGGTCGTTGCAAGATCAAATGCCTTTACGCTTTATGCAGGTAAATACTATATCTTCCTCGTTGACGTCACTGTTACCGGGACTGGCAGAGGGTTTGCGCAAGTCTACTCACCTACTCCGTTGTTAAGTGTTCAGGATAGCACAACTACGAATAGAACCATTGCTTTGAAAATCCAACCTGCTGCTGATCAAGTAGTTTCTATTTACCTTAAAAATACCGAAAATACTGGCGGGACAGGTTCAGCAGTATTTGATAATGCTCGATTTATCGAAGTATCAACTGCTGACTTTACAAAAGCTAACGTTGATGTCGATTGGACAGGCGATAAATTAGCTGAGAAGTTACCTTATATAGAAAGCGTGAAACACCTGCAAGGCGCTGCGGTGCGGAAGGTTGGTAAGAACCTTGTTCCACCGTTTACAGATCCGGCTTGGACATTACATTCTCTTGCAGCAGTAGACAGCCCTTATTCGCTTACGTTGAACGCTACCTCTACGGGGTACAAAGTGAGTACCATAATGATTCCTTCCGTAGCCGGGCAGACATACACGTTCAAAATGGGTGGGAACGGCTGGAGGTATGTGGACGCTTACGCATCTGACCAAACGACGAATCTAGGTTCCCGGGTGGCATACGCGCAAGCGACGGCATCCCCTGTAACTTTTACAACTCCAGCCAATACAGCTTACTTAAAAATCGGTTTAGATAATGGAAACCTGATTAATACGTTTACTTTTACCGATCTGCAACTAGAATTGGGCTCCGTGGTGGTGGCGTTCCAGCCATACAACGCCGATTACTTCAACGTGCCGACGATTCTCGCATCTAATCTTGACGGAAGCATTCGGGACTCGGTTTATGTCCGTGACGGCCAGTTGGTCAAGCTTAAGCGGTGGATTACAGGCGTTCTGTTGGATGGTTCGCAAACGTGGTCAAATTCCGGACTATCTTCAACAGGGTTTAAAGAGGTTAGAATGGCTGCTCTAACTAACGCCATCGGCGGAGCGCTTTCTTACGCTCAAGCCTATTTAACACGTCCTGATGGTCAGCCTATGAAGTATGGCACATCGACGGCAGAGATTAACAGTTTTTATATCGCAACATCGGACAAAGTCCCGTATTTCCGTATTTCGAATAGTGACACAGGATTCGCCGATGCGTATACGCCAAGCGTTGCCGAATGGAAAGCTTTTTTCTACGGCTACAAAATGAACAACGGCACGTTCGGTACGCCATACGACGGCACCGGCACGAAGACATGGACGCTCTGGAACGCGACTAGTAACACTGGCGCGGTCACGACGGTTCCGTCAACACTCGCTGCCGGATTCACGCCATACACGTTGGATTACGTGCTGGCAACATCCGTCGAGGAGGTAATCTCCGGTGACGTGGGTTCTATCGCGCTGGCTCCGGGCGGGAACCAGTTGGAGTTGCTTGAAGGCGTGATCGTGCGGGAGAAGGTGACGCCTAAGCTTTCGGTTGGTGCAAATCCGAACTTGTACCATATCAATAACGCGGATACCAATTACGGGGACCTGTCCACTGGCAAATTGAAAAACCGTTCAGCCAAAATAATCGCGATCTACAAAGACCGTAACATAGACCCTAGTTGGACAATTAAGACTGGCGGCACCTCTTATGGGTTGGATAGAGCGGAATGTACTCAAGCTAATTTCGATCCGAACGCCGACTACTTCGTCACCTACATCCTGCTCGAAAAATACCTTTACACCGCCAATGCCACAGACGCCAAGGTCGAGTACCAGACAACGCTCGGCGGCACAGTAGCGCAGAACACGCAGGACATTGCGGACATCAAGACGCGTGACGGCATTCAAGACTTCGGGCTCGATTACATTGAAGCAAAGGCGGACAACCTGCGGATTGACTATGACGGCCATGCAGCGAAGACGACCAGCGTTCACGGGTCTACAGCGGTACCCGCAGCAAACAAGATTGCAATGTATGACGCTAACGGGTTGCTCGTTACCGGAACCCCAACAGCAAGTGGACATGCTACTAACAAGAATTACGTAGATACGTTGGATTCATTCGTTACGCCGAGCGACAACATCCTCTTGTCGTTACCAGTTGAACGCGGGGGCGGCACGTCTCAATGGAAAGTAATTAACCTGAAGTATGGCGGGAAATACAGAATCAAAATGGAAGTCCGCTCAACAGTTGCTGGTAACACAGGGAGGGTGAATGGCCGTTTTGGTTGGAGTGTGTTAAGTACTTCGCAAAACGAATTAGCTTTCGACTCATCTTCGACGACATACAGTCAGGTGGTTATTGAAACACCGTTCTTGCCGCCGAATATGATCCTCCAGTTGTACATCAACAGCACACCATACCCATATTTCCGAAATGTTCAGGTTTGTGGAGACTTAGTGCCATCTAATCCAAATACGCTCAGCGGGGTGGACGTGTAGATGAAACTGCTAATTGAGTATGACAAAGGTAATGGTTCGTTACTTGCGGCGATTCCTAATGGGGTCGCCTTTGTTGATGAATTGCCGGAAACCTCCGGAAGCTGCATCGTAGAAGACGAGGAATTGTCTAAGCAAATATGGGAGTCACACAGCAACGGCGGCGCAGTCACGATCACTATCACAGATGACAGAGTGACGGCTGACGTTACTCCTGTTGAGCCACCTGCTCCGTTACCGACGTTAGAGAAAATCAATGCGATGCTAGCACTCGAACTGGCAGATACGCAGTTCCGGTTGCAGGCTGCCGAACAGGCGCAGGCCGATCTTATCCTTAATCTTGTCCTGAAGGGAGTGCTGTAAATGAACTGGTATCCGCTAATCAAGAATTATTATGATCGAGGGTTCTACTCCGCCGCGCAGGTTCGCGTGTTCGTTGAGGCTGGGAAGATCACGTCCGAACAATTCCAAACCATTACAGGCGAGGTATACGAGAGCCCTGCTGCTTAAGCGGGGCTTTTCTTATAAGGAGGAAGCAAGCTGATGATTAAACAACTAATGCTCAACATCTCGACAGCAGCCGTGGGGTCCGGCCCGAAGGAATCATTGCTCGGCGGTACCTTCGCGGTCATCGTGACGACTATTACTGCAGCTTTAGGAGGGTGGGATGTTGCTTTGCAGGCTTTGCTATATGCCATGGCTTTTGATTATGTAACTGGGCTTCTCGCTGCTATTAAAGATAGAAGGGTCGACAGCGATGCAATGCTTTGGGGCGGCGTCCGTAAGATTGTTGTTCTCGGAGTAATTGCCCTGACTGTTAAGTTCGATGTTCTCTTTGGATACGAGGAACCGGTGCTCCGGACGATTGCATTTTACTTCTACTTGGGGCGCGAAGGCTTGTCGATCGTAGAGAACTTGGGTAAGCTCAACATCCTGGTACCACAGGCCATCAAAGACCGCCTCGTACAACTGAAAGGGGAAGGTGAAAAGGATGCAAGCGAAGTCGGCAAGTAATGTTAAGGTGATCGACGTCTCGCACCATCAAGGCGCGATTAATTGGACTTCCGTTAAGTCGGACGGTGTGCAGGGCGTTTTCATCAAGGCGACTGAGGGCAGGACGGTCCTTGACGACAAGTTCGATGTTAACGCCAAGGGAGCTGCCGCAGTCGGCCTTGCAGTCGGCTATTACCACTACGCACATCCGGAGAATAACGACGCCCTTGTCGAGGCTGCTAAGTTCGCCAGCACAGTTAAGGGTTATAAAGCGGACTTCCCACATGTGCTGGACGTGGAGGGTAAGGCTGAGACGGTAGGCGGTGGAAAGCTATCTGCTTGGTGCGTGGCCTGGCTGCAGGAGGTAGAACGGATCACAGGCCATCCGGCTATGGTCTACACCGGGGCTAACTTCGCGAAGACTTACCTTGGCAAGCAACTTGCGCCTTGGCCGCTCTGGATCGCGCATTACGGGGCTACGACGCCGATGGCTAACAGCACATGGGATAAGTGGTCGGTCTTCCAATACACGTCCACAGGGGCTGTAAAGGGCATCACTGGTAACGTCGATATCAACGCAATGGAGAAAGTTTTCTACGACAAGTATACGAAACCTCCGGCACCCGTTAAGAAGGAGTATAGCATGGAAGAAGTTGCTGTCTATGTCGATGGCGTGAAACTCGTAGACGGCCTGTACGACAGCAAGGCGGGCATCACCTATGTCCCGGTCCGTTCGGTTGCGAATGCGCTCGGGGCTGACGTGAAGTGGAATGAGGAAGCAAAACGAGTCGATCTGACGAAGAAATAAGGAAAGCCCACTGGCCAATGCGGCTGGTGGGCTTTTTTGCGTTATTTAAACAGCTTGCGCATGTCATCGAAA
This region of Paenibacillus sp. JDR-2 genomic DNA includes:
- a CDS encoding phage tail protein, producing MAVVKNLMIRAGADFSGMRNEMKKAQQNISDFKNKVSGAMKTITATLAAVGIGAVFKDAAKQAMTYEAAVQQINRQMGTSAKAFDDWAKSGARAFGLGRTSAIQYGATFGNLISSFASGTDDVMKKTQDLLKAAGVVASATGRSMQDVTERIRSGLLGETDAIEDLGININQSMLTSTAAFKRFAGDKSWSQLSFQTQQQILYFSILEQASRKYGDTVADNTSTKLLMFTETMKDVKTALGQVFLPILNVVLPILTKLAQGLLYVMNIVAQFSQALFGKSAAKQTQTQTKATGAQTAAVGDLGDAYKAAGKAAKKAASNLASFDETHNLDDNSDSGAGDDKGAGAGGGIDATTIPPLDMGGFAESTVAVSEKIKAMADKVKAAIGSMSDFIKEHKDIIIAALSGIGAALAAAFLISKWGAIVKGVTSAMSSIGSAFALLVSPIGLIAIAIAAAVAAFVYFYRTNDKFKGFVDGILKAIGEAAQWLWEKALVPMGEWLATKGVEYWNKFSEAMQVLWNNVLKPFGAWLMDVLPKAWQAVQNAAEWLWKNVLVPFGEFMTALWQGVLSPMASILADVLAIAFDVVSKAAKSLWTNVLVPFGKALGEMFGPAVEAVSAVLTFLWQKVMQPLRDFIVNNAAPAFNVFGDVLTTVWNTVLKPLASYIGNVFLSVFDNTFRSIGTIINGAKDIFIGLMTFITGTFTGDWSKAWDGVRQIFKGVFESLWGIVKFPLNMIIDGINAVIEALNSIHIDIPEWVPKYGGKSFGINIKPIQKLARGGIVDGKTNMGNYIAGEAGAEMIVPLENTSFTDKIASALGTAVMTAMQMGQGNNRGGGDTIIQIGGVEVARVIQPYMQKETSRIGGSMITATGG
- a CDS encoding phage holin family protein; translation: MIKQLMLNISTAAVGSGPKESLLGGTFAVIVTTITAALGGWDVALQALLYAMAFDYVTGLLAAIKDRRVDSDAMLWGGVRKIVVLGVIALTVKFDVLFGYEEPVLRTIAFYFYLGREGLSIVENLGKLNILVPQAIKDRLVQLKGEGEKDASEVGK
- a CDS encoding DUF6711 family protein, with the translated sequence MSQPLLTINGVVMPTPSPGGYTVTKQDLVKSNRNARGTMIKELIATKDKIDLQWVYLSAADLAKLLQAVSGNFFDVKYLNPQNGLFRTASFYAGDRSAPAMDYINGIIRYKDVKFNLIER
- a CDS encoding phage tail tube protein — translated: MPKSKASGTKIQIGANYVAELTSISGPELSADTIDVTTLDSNGWREFLQGLKDGGEVSISGFFNTSDIGQMAVYQAFNQGSLDSYTILFPPALGASWTLNGIATGISTSAELEDVVSFEATIKVSGAPALGLTPSGGLTALSLTGAGGALTPTFSNGNYLYTFSGVTATSVTLTATAANHTLALYIDGVLSQALTSGSASAAIPVTLNVGKKLTILATESGKTTKVYEVTVAKTA
- a CDS encoding XkdX family protein, with amino-acid sequence MNWYPLIKNYYDRGFYSAAQVRVFVEAGKITSEQFQTITGEVYESPAA
- a CDS encoding GH25 family lysozyme, whose translation is MQAKSASNVKVIDVSHHQGAINWTSVKSDGVQGVFIKATEGRTVLDDKFDVNAKGAAAVGLAVGYYHYAHPENNDALVEAAKFASTVKGYKADFPHVLDVEGKAETVGGGKLSAWCVAWLQEVERITGHPAMVYTGANFAKTYLGKQLAPWPLWIAHYGATTPMANSTWDKWSVFQYTSTGAVKGITGNVDINAMEKVFYDKYTKPPAPVKKEYSMEEVAVYVDGVKLVDGLYDSKAGITYVPVRSVANALGADVKWNEEAKRVDLTKK